The Oncorhynchus gorbuscha isolate QuinsamMale2020 ecotype Even-year linkage group LG04, OgorEven_v1.0, whole genome shotgun sequence genome includes the window CCTGGCTTCCCTGCTAGTGGGGAACCGCACAGACCCAGTGTATGTTCTGCTCGCCTCTCAAAGTCAAATGTAGTAAACTCCGCAAAaaaaaacgtccctttttcaggaccctgtctttcaaagataatttcaAAAATCCAaacaacttcacagatcttcattgtaaagggtttaaacactgtttcccatgcttgttcaatgaaccataaacaattaatgaacatgtacctgtggaacggtagttaagacactaacagcttacagacggtaggcaattaaggtcacagttatgaaaacttaggacactaaagaggcctttctactgactctgaaaaacaccaaaacaaagatgcccagggtccctgctcattttcgtgaatgtgccttaggcatgctgcaaggaggcatgaggactgcagatgtggccagggcaataaattgcaatgtccgtaaagacagcgctacagggagacaggacggacagctgatcgtcctcgcgtaacaacacctgcacaggatcggcacatccgaacatcacacctgcgggacaggtacaggatggcaacaacaactgcccgagttacaccaggaacgcacaatcactTCATCAGTGCTctgactgtccacaataggctgagagagaatggactgagggcttgtaagcctgttgtaaggcaggtcctcaccagacatctccggcaacaacgtcgcttaTGTGCACAAActcactgtcgctggaccagacaggactggcaaaaagtgctcttcactgacgagtcgcggttttgtctcaccaggggtgatggtcggatccgcatttatcgtcaaaggaatgagcattacaccgaggcctatactctgaagcgggattgatttggaggtggagggtccgtcatggtctggggcggtgtgtcccagcatcatcagactgagcttgttgtcattgcaggcaatctcaacgctgtgcgttgcagggaagacatcctccctcatgtggtacccttcctgcaagctcatcctgacatgaccctccagcatgacaatgccaccagccatactgctcgttctgtgtgtgatttcctgcaagacagtaatgtcagtgttctgccatgtttgtggaacttgttcattttatgtctcagttgttgagtcctgttatgttcacacaaatagttacacatgttaagtttgctgaaaataaatgtggTTGACAGTGGGAGGACGTTtcctttttttgctgaatttatttcaatttctGTGTGAAATCCTGTCCTGAATTCTGTTTGACATTATCTGTACTTTTTTTTATCAGACGTGTGCCTCACATGTTCCCCAACTATATCCGAGCACCAAACGGCGCCGAGGCCAAACCAGTCGATCAGCTGTATAAAGGTCAGAGCGGCTTTTATGTATAAACATCCTTCCTGCCATAGTACTAGAAATATAGACGGTTAGCTGACAGCGTCACGAAAACCATGCACACGCTTCAAAGGGGCAGAAGGCAGTGTGTTGTTgtggttctggatggccagataccttgcaacaatgacaagaaactgccatttGGTGAATCGTAAGTGGCTCGTTTCAGCTcgttgttcttgataccatgtcttgttttgactgatgtcatgtcTACTAATAGGGCCAAAATTTGCTAGCTGTAACAATTtatttgagagacaagtgctcattgttAAGCTTTATTTCTTTatattttcaataaacattggagatgaTATAGTTTACATGTAATCTACCATCTAAGCCAACTCCATCTGTTTTGTCCCATAGTTGAGCATGCAtcagttttgttgctaaacaaccaattAGTCTATAAGGAAGTTCAAAGCTAAAACATGGGCAGTCAGTCTGTGTTACAATTATCCGACACCATGTTATGTTGCAGGTGATGAGGATGGCTACCAGGATATAACACTGTCTCTGATGAGGGACCGCTCTCTGAACAGCACCCGTGGGGCCCAGGAGTGGTGGGACATCAGCATTGCCGACTGTACTCCGTCCAAAGGGGCCTGCGGCGTCCTGCCGATGGTCATCTTCAATGACAAAGTCAGCCCCCCCAGTCTAGGTTTCCTGGCAGGATATGGGTAAGGATCTATGCGTGCCTGTGTTCTCAATGGTAGCCCATTCCAGCAAATCGAATAGACCTGATTTACATTCAAACTATTGTGTGGGAAATTAACTGTATAGACGAGAGATCTATGTTCAATTATGCTCATTCTACACTTGTTCTCCATTGCAGGATCATGGggctgtatgtgtctgtggtGCTGGTGATTGGGAAATTTGTGAGGGGCTTCTTCAGTGAGATCTCACACTCCATTATGTTTGAGGAGCTGCCCTGTGTTAATCGTATCCTCAAGCTGTGCACAGACATCTTCCTGGTCAGGGAGACAGGAGAGCTAGAGCTGGAAGAGGAGCTCTACTCCAAACTCATCTTCCTCTACCGCTCACCAGAGACTATGATTAAGTGGACAAGAGACAAGCTATCAAGTGACAATcgctagccccccccccccggctgTCCTGTCCAGATCACCCCTGGTTGGGGCTGTCTCACACACAGGGGTGCCTCTACCTGGTCTTCCTCTAAAAGACCCAATACTAGCTCCAGTGGGTCTATTTTCACTGTGCACTAACCCCTCTTAGCCAGGGGGAAAGGCATGTTTTGTCTGTTTCTGTACTCTGACAGTACTATTTGCCTCTGCTGGTGGGCTGTACTGACAGACAGTGAGCCAGAGGCTGTGTGGCGGCCAAGGGGTCTGCTCCAGTACCCGTCCCTGGGTTATGGAAAGTGTGGCTAGGCCTCTCCATTCAGAAGGGCAGGTTAGATGCTTTGCTTTGACCACAGACTAAAGCCAGGCTCCTCTTGTCTTATTGCCTGGGTTCCAACAGAAATATCGGCTTCTGAATGAGGTATGATGGCCGGCTTGACCTACAGACACTACCGCTTAATGAAGAGACAGGCTGGATCTTCACTACACTGACCAGCACAGTGTGGACTAACGCAACACCAAAGGGGACAATTTGAGAGAAAAAGGACCTAAAGTAGGGCGTTTGTTTCCAATCAAAACACTATTAGATCATATTCAGCCAAATCTCAGAGTCTTACTCAAACTGTTTACAAATTGAAACGCTTCAGTTGGGAGGAAAGCTAACTTTGTACGTGGCAACAAGTTACAGGCTTATTGATTGCAAGACTTGAATCTCTTAAGTGTTAAATGAGTATAGCAACACTGTAAAGACTGAAACATGTCTTAGTCATGACAATCCTTACAAAACATCTCCATGCTGGAATAATGCATAAGGCAACATTAGCCCCATCTCTGGAAATGTCATGCTGGAGTACATTCAGAAATTGTGACACTATAGAGAGAACACAGCGACCATTGTGCCTTTGTTTCTGAATTGTTACAATATGGTTCAGCCATTGCTTGAGCAATTTTTGCCAATATGCAAAAACCAAAACCTTTCCTAACTTTAATAAACATGTGTTATACTTTTATTTCCATATGTTTGCGCTCATTTTCAGAGAACCTGATGGGAGTTAATGCAGGTTGTTGCTACGGGATCTCTGTTTTGGGAGAATAATCATTTCTATTCCCAATAGAATGTGGTTCAGCTTCTAAACCAATGAAAATATTGTTCATTCTCATTTCTGACATGGAAAAACTAATTGTTTCAGCATCATACATCCATATTCAATTCATTAGTTATACCTGAATCAATGTTATATTCACCACCAAGCAGTGCCATGTACAAAGCAGCTTTATTTTTGGTGCAGTTAAAATACAGTTTAAATCAGCCTATTGTCTTATAGCCAAATAATATTTACTCAGTCAGTTGATTCATTAAAAGCAATTGGTGTTAGTTTATATTGAGACAAACAGCCTTGGCTGTATAGTTGCCAAGGGAACTACGTCACTGCAGTGCTGTTGTGCAGTCACAAGGACCCATTGACCCTCAGGATGgcttcatcctcttcctcatctaGCAGGAACTCACTgatctcctccctcatctgagACCTAGACAAGTCCATAAACAGAAGTAACAAGGTAAATAGAAGGATATGCTCAGTTCAATTCTACTGGTAATAACTCAGACATTATGGCTATTTCACGTTTTTGAGTTAAGAATGTTGTATAAATCtcaccttctcttccttctctcagCCTCCGACAGTATATACTGGGGAAGGGCATCTTCTGCTGTCTGTAAAACAGAGAAAGGCCATGGTTCACATTGCACATTGTCCTGCTGTAGTCTTTGTAAAGATTATGTTGGTCATGTTTAGGAGTAATGTGACGTGATAGACGTCCTTTCACTTACCATGTCTTTGATGGTCAGTCTACAACTGTAACACAACAGGCTTTTAAGATCCACCGTCTCTGGCTCCCTGAAAGAGCACACACAGTATTGTATTAATTCAATAGGATCAAATTAAACAGCCTCTTGTACAAGTAACTTCAAGTTGCTTGGCACTTCACCCTAAATGTAAACATgtgaatatacactgagtgtacaaaagatTAAGCtctgctatgatcccttattggtgtcacttgttaaatccactttaatatCAGTGGAGATGAAGGGGAGGTTACAGGttaaagatttttaagccttgagacaattgggaAATTGATTGTGTTGCCATTCAAAAGGGTGAATGGGCAGGaccatatttaagtgcctttgagagGTGTATGATGATAGGTACCaagcgcactggtttgtgtcaagaattgcaCCGCTGCTGGGTTCTAACTGAACAGttccccatgtgtatcaagaatggtccaccacccaaaggacacccagGCAACTTGACCACTGTGAttagcattggagtcaacatgggccagcatccctgtggaacgctttcgacaccttgtagagtcaatgccCAGACGAAGtgaggttgttctgagggcaaaaggagggaggcaactcaatattaggaaggtgttaatgttttgtacactgtgtacatAATCCAACTGTACAGTAATGAGACAGGAGACAAATGCCTACTGACTTAGCAGAGGAGCAGCAGCCCCCCTCTCCATTCATACAGCCCTGATGCTGGCCCCCTCCAGAGGAGCAGCACTGGCCCTGGCTTGCCAAGGAGGCTGGAGGCAGCCCTGGAGCTGCTGCTGAACCACGAGTGAACCCAGGGCTTGGGCCCCGCCTCTGAGACAGCTGCTCTGAGATCAGTGTAGCCTGGTAGGCAGAGAACTCCTCTAAAGAACataaggaggcagagagggataggtagagataTTTATGTGATTAGGGAATAGAAATACTAATTTCAGTACAAAATGACATGTACTTTTATTTAGTGAGTACAGTACATTGTGATGTGATGCCGTCTTAGTACACTGCCAGTGTGACTCACCTAGTTTAGTGTCcaaggcgcacacacacagtaggcaCTTAGCAAAGGGTTGTGTGTTCTGAGGGGGACATGCTGTGTGGAGCTTCTCACTGGTCCTGGAAGACAACCATCAAAACAGGTACTCAATACCAAAATCCTCAACAGCTATCTTCACACAAGTCTAGATGCATAACAGGCTCATTTATGATTGATATAGTATCCTAACAAAATCCATTTCCAACCACCATTTTCTTTACAAATACTGCACCATATAAAtataaaagaaaaaagaaacatcctcattgtcaactgcatttattttcagcaaacttaacatgtgtagatatgtgtgaacataagattcaacaacagacatgtgactaacagaaatggaataatgtcaCCCTGAACAAGAGGGGTGGGCGGGGGTCAAAATCAagagtaacagtcagtatatggtgtggccaccagctgcattaagcactgcagtgcatcttctcctcgtggactgcaccagatttgccagttcttgctgtgagatgttaccccactctttcacCAAGGCACCCGCAACTTCCCggatatttctggggggaatggccctagccttctgattcaacaggtcccagatgtgctcaatgggattgacatCCGGGCTCTTCTCTGGTCGTGGCAGAacattgacattcctgtcttgcaggaaatcactcacagaacaagctgtatggctggtggcattgtcatgctggagggtcatgtcaggatgagcctgcaggaagggtaacacatgagggaggaggatgtcttccctgtaacgcacagcgttgagattgactgcaatgacaacaagctcaatccaatgatgctgtgacacactgccccagaccatgacagaccctccacctccaaatcaatcccgcttcagagtacaggcctcggtgtaaagctcattctgtgagacaaaaccgcgactcgtcagtaaagatacctttttgccagtcctgtctggtccagcgacggtgggtttgtgcccataggtgacgttgttgtctgtgatgtctggtgaggacctgccgtataacaggcttacaagccctcagtccagcctctctcagcctattgcggacagtctgagcactgatggagggattgtgcgttcctggtgtaacttgggcagttgttgttgccgtcctgtacctgtcccgcaggtgtgatgttcggatgtgccgatcctgtgcaggtgttgttacacatggtctgccactgcgaggacgatcagctgtccgtcctgtctccatgTAGGGctatcttaggcgtctcacaatacggacattgcaatgtattgccctggccacatctgcagtcctcatgcctccttgcagcatgcctaaggcacgttcacacagatgagtagggaccctgggcatctttgtgtttttcagagtcagtagaaaggcctctttagtgtcctaagttttcataactgtgaccttaattgcctaccgtctgtaagctgctagtgtcttaatgaccgttccacaggtacatgttcattaattgttcatggttcactgaacaagcatgggaaacagtgtttaaaccctttacaatgaagatctgtgaagttatttggattttagaAGTCATTCTTACAATTGGTTCCTAGTGTGGCTCTGTGTGCTAACCATCCTCACCTGTAGATTGTGCTGACAGTAGAGGGGAAGTCAGTCTGGAGTTTGGTGACAAAGCTCTCTGTCAGGTGCTGGATGCTGGCCTTGTCTTGTGCCTGGAAGAGGCGGTGAAGGAAGATTACTCTTAAAATACTAAAAACTGACTTGGCCGACAGTGCCACACTACATAACAATGATAGTAATCCGAACACAGTCAACTCTCACCTTCGTGTCCAGGCCAGGGATAAAGACGGAGGGGATGTCAAACATTCTGTTGTAATATGCTATTTCTTTAGAGGAATAGTCCCTCATGGGTCTGACAATGACCACGTCTCCATAGCGAGGATCTGAGAAGCCCTGTGAACATAGTAACATTTCAAAATAACACAGCTGCTGCTGCCAGAACTCAAAACACAATGTATGTCTATGTGGGGTAATGCTACAAACGGTACTTTATTGCAATATTTAGAGGGGCATAAACAATGTTTACTATTCTACTGAGTTGAAAGACAGGAGGATTTTGTCCTCACCGTGTCGGTTGCCAGCGATGCTCCTCGCCCCAGAGAGATGTTGCTGAGCAGTTTGATGGCCAGACGGGAGCAGCTGTCCCCCATCATCACCTTGGTGTAGCCCTGTGTCCTCGCTGTGTGGAGAATCAGGTGCTGCCTTGACAAAGCAATGCATTACACCTGTCATAAATGGCCTTTACACAAACTAAACCTTCAGAAGCATATCAGACATGTTCAACCCCCATATGCTCTGATACGTAAATAGCATGTCTCTGAGATACGGTCTAATCTCTCACCTCAGTGTATGTAGCAAATCCTCTTTGGCTGTCAGCGTCCTCACAGAGGCAAACAGTTTCTGAAGGGCTTGGGTGTGTTCAGGGGTGATGGGGCTGGTTACTCCATTCTCAACCTCATGCATGCTCAGACTGGACAGGTGACTCTGGGCATTCTCCACAAAGAGGTCTGGATGCTGGTTCTTCTTGGTCTGGATGAATTGGTCCACAGCAGCTTTATAACTCGACCCAGTCTGTGGTTTTTCTGTTGCCGAGGATCctgcctctagcactgagctgGGGAGACTGAGTACCTGAAACACCATGGGAAGTGAAAGACAATAGACATGATGATGCAACCACATGTTCTAAATAATGGCAAGCTATAATACAAtgccttcgggaaagtattcagcccccttgacttttttccacattttactttacagccttattctaaaattgattaaagtttttctctcctcaatctacacacaataccctataatgacaaagcaaaaataagtttacatttttgctaatttatatatttttaaaaatgaaatcccatttacaaaagtattcagaccctttactcagtaccatccattttataatacggctgtaacgtaacaaaatgtggaaaaagtcaaggggtctgaatactttccgaaggcactgtacatatttaATGCCAATGATCAAAGCTCAGTCTCACATCCCAGACAGAAGTACAAACAACATTATTTTTCTGGCCCATCTCTAGGCAGCTCACCTGCTCCAGGTGAACTATGTGGTAATGGTGATTAGTGGCTCTGAAAACTGACTCCAGTTGAGCCACTGCCCTCTCCCGCTCTTCCATGCTCTGACCACTGGCACCGCCCTCTGTCAAGGCATAGTAATAGACCATCTTCACACATGAGGTAGTCTAATGGGCCAGAACCACCTGCTAAGTTACAGATGAAGAAACAAACATTGTGCCAAAGAGCAGCGATGATCATCATGTACATTACCATCTATGTAGATAATTCCAGGGACAAATCTCAACTTCTTGGGTGCGTCTCGACTCAAACCCTGAGAGAAGGTTCATTTTCATTCAGAAAAATAAAGAAACAGTTTGAAACCCTTAATAATTTGAAGAAACTTAATGAGTTGCATCTAAAATGTCAGCCCTGTGATATTTTAGTAATTGCAACATACAGTGTGACTACACATCTAGGAAGACATTGACCCAGCTACCTCTTGAACCTGTGACAGCATGGAGCTAGAGGCTGGCCCTCCCGACACTGCAAGAAGAACCTACAACAGAGAAACAATGCCAACTCAGTTGTTTTTGTATCATGTAAGACGTTACACAAATGTTAGAGATGGATATTCAATACCTTCTCTCCTGGGAAAATGACCCGGTTCTTTCCCAGCATGGCCCGGAACTTGTGGATGAAGTACTCCTTGAAGCAGCCCCTGGCCAGAAGACATAGCCAAATAAATACATTACTTTTCATTATTAGCTACAAAGATAATATATACTGACAATGAGAGAAAA containing:
- the LOC124033839 gene encoding cytoplasmic tRNA 2-thiolation protein 2-like, giving the protein MCQVDEEYNGQLEHRVTPRVSKKCVKCKENTAVLIIRAGDAFCRGCFKEYFIHKFRAMLGKNRVIFPGEKVLLAVSGGPASSSMLSQVQEGLSRDAPKKLRFVPGIIYIDEGGASGQSMEERERAVAQLESVFRATNHHYHIVHLEQVLSLPSSVLEAGSSATEKPQTGSSYKAAVDQFIQTKKNQHPDLFVENAQSHLSSLSMHEVENGVTSPITPEHTQALQKLFASVRTLTAKEDLLHTLRQHLILHTARTQGYTKVMMGDSCSRLAIKLLSNISLGRGASLATDTGFSDPRYGDVVIVRPMRDYSSKEIAYYNRMFDIPSVFIPGLDTKAQDKASIQHLTESFVTKLQTDFPSTVSTIYRTSEKLHTACPPQNTQPFAKCLLCVCALDTKLEEFSAYQATLISEQLSQRRGPSPGFTRGSAAAPGLPPASLASQGQCCSSGGGQHQGCMNGEGGCCSSAKEPETVDLKSLLCYSCRLTIKDMTAEDALPQYILSEAERRKRRSQMREEISEFLLDEEEDEAILRVNGSL